One window of the Streptomyces sp. ITFR-21 genome contains the following:
- a CDS encoding ABC transporter ATP-binding protein, whose protein sequence is MGDNALMSDVLELVDVSVVRDGRALVDQVSWSVAEGERWVILGPNGAGKTTLLNVASSYLFPTSGTVQILGEKLGGVDVFELRPRIGMAGAAMAEKMPRRQTVLETVLTAAYGMTATWQEGYEQVDEDRAKAFLDRLGMSDFLGRKFGTLSEGERKRTLIARAMMSDPELLLLDEPAAGLDLGGREDLVRRLGRLARDPIAPSMIMVTHHVEEIAPGFTHVLMIRQGKLVTAGPIELELTSRNLSLCFGLPLVVERRGDRWTAAGLPLS, encoded by the coding sequence ATGGGAGACAACGCGCTCATGAGCGATGTGCTGGAGCTGGTGGACGTATCCGTGGTCCGCGACGGGCGAGCTCTGGTGGACCAGGTCTCGTGGTCCGTCGCCGAGGGCGAGCGCTGGGTCATCCTCGGCCCCAACGGCGCCGGCAAGACCACCCTGCTCAATGTCGCGTCCAGCTACCTCTTCCCGACCAGCGGCACCGTCCAGATCCTCGGCGAGAAGCTCGGCGGCGTCGACGTCTTCGAGCTGCGGCCCCGGATCGGCATGGCCGGCGCCGCCATGGCGGAGAAGATGCCGCGCCGCCAGACCGTGCTGGAGACGGTGCTCACCGCCGCGTACGGCATGACCGCCACCTGGCAGGAGGGGTACGAGCAGGTCGACGAGGACCGGGCCAAGGCGTTCCTGGACCGGCTCGGCATGAGCGACTTCCTCGGCCGCAAGTTCGGCACCCTCTCCGAGGGCGAGCGCAAGCGCACCCTGATCGCCCGCGCCATGATGTCCGACCCCGAGCTGCTGCTGCTCGACGAGCCCGCCGCCGGCCTCGACCTCGGCGGTCGCGAGGACCTGGTACGCCGCCTCGGCCGGCTCGCCCGCGACCCCATCGCGCCCTCCATGATCATGGTCACCCACCATGTCGAGGAGATCGCGCCCGGCTTCACCCACGTCCTGATGATCCGGCAGGGCAAGCTCGTCACCGCCGGCCCCATCGAGCTGGAACTCACCTCCCGCAACCTCTCGCTCTGCTTCGGCCTCCCCCTGGTCGTCGAGCGCCGCGGCGACCGCTGGACCGCCGCGGGCCTGCCGCTGTCCTAG
- a CDS encoding sulfite exporter TauE/SafE family protein: MSPAEALAVFAAGIGAGTINTIVGSGTLITFPVLLAVGLPPVTANVSNALGLVPGSVTGAIGYRRELGGQRSRLLRLGAVCLVGGVTGAVLLVTLPSGAFDAIVPVLIALALVLVVLQPRLARAVQAHRDRAGTAAPTHGGPVLLLGMLLASAYGGYFGAAQGVLYLSLMGLLLDEPLQRLNGLKNVLAAVVNGVAALFFVFVAHMDWAAVALVAAGATLGGLIGARVGRRLPPAALRALIVAVGVAAIVQLVVRNS; this comes from the coding sequence ATGTCGCCAGCAGAAGCCCTTGCCGTGTTCGCCGCCGGAATCGGCGCCGGCACCATCAACACCATCGTCGGCTCGGGGACACTGATCACCTTCCCCGTACTGCTCGCCGTCGGCCTGCCGCCCGTCACCGCCAACGTCTCCAACGCCCTCGGCCTGGTCCCCGGCTCCGTCACCGGAGCCATCGGCTACCGGCGCGAACTCGGCGGCCAGCGCTCCCGGCTGCTGCGCCTCGGCGCGGTCTGCCTGGTCGGCGGCGTCACCGGGGCGGTGCTGCTGGTCACCCTGCCGTCCGGGGCCTTCGACGCGATCGTGCCGGTGCTGATCGCCCTCGCCCTCGTGCTGGTCGTGCTGCAACCCCGGCTCGCCCGCGCCGTCCAGGCCCACCGCGACCGCGCCGGGACCGCCGCCCCCACCCACGGCGGCCCCGTACTGCTGCTCGGCATGCTGCTCGCCAGCGCCTACGGCGGCTACTTCGGCGCCGCCCAGGGAGTGCTCTACCTCTCCTTGATGGGCCTGCTGCTCGACGAGCCCCTGCAACGCCTCAACGGCCTGAAGAACGTGCTCGCCGCCGTGGTCAACGGCGTCGCCGCGCTGTTCTTCGTCTTCGTCGCCCACATGGACTGGGCGGCCGTCGCACTGGTCGCCGCCGGAGCCACCCTCGGCGGCCTGATCGGCGCACGCGTCGGCCGCCGCCTGCCGCCCGCCGCGCTGCGCGCCCTGATCGTCGCCGTCGGCGTCGCGGCCATCGTCCAACTGGTCGTCAGGAACAGCTGA
- a CDS encoding NfeD family protein — translation MGGVDAWVWWLIAAVGLGIPLVITAMPEFGMFAVGAVAGAAAAGLGGGIVAQVVTFVVVSVALLVFVRPIAYRNRQRPEQRSGVDALRGRQAVVLERVDGGAGGRIKLAGEVWSARALEAGRVFDPGAEVDVVEIDGATAVVM, via the coding sequence ATTGGCGGTGTGGACGCATGGGTGTGGTGGCTGATAGCCGCGGTGGGGCTGGGCATCCCACTGGTGATCACGGCGATGCCCGAATTCGGGATGTTCGCCGTCGGCGCCGTGGCCGGTGCGGCCGCCGCGGGACTCGGCGGTGGCATCGTCGCCCAGGTCGTCACCTTCGTGGTGGTCTCGGTCGCCCTCCTGGTGTTCGTACGGCCGATCGCGTACCGCAACCGGCAGCGCCCGGAGCAGCGCAGCGGCGTCGACGCCCTGCGCGGCCGGCAGGCCGTGGTACTGGAACGGGTCGACGGCGGCGCCGGCGGCCGGATCAAACTGGCCGGGGAGGTCTGGTCGGCCCGCGCCCTGGAAGCCGGCCGTGTCTTCGACCCCGGCGCCGAGGTGGACGTGGTGGAGATCGACGGGGCCACCGCGGTCGTCATGTGA
- a CDS encoding SPFH domain-containing protein: protein MQPIIIVLIILVVLVFIALIRTVQVIPQASAAIVERFGRYTRTLSAGLNIVVPFIDTIRNRIDLREQVVPFPPQPVITQDNLVVNIDTVIYYQVTDARAATYEVASYIQAIEQLTVTTLRNIIGGMDLERTLTSREEINGALRGVLDEATGKWGIRVNRVELKAIEPPTSIQDSMEKQMRADRDKRAAILTAEGIRQSQILTAEGEKQSSILRAEGESRAAALRAEGEAQAIRTVFESIHAGDPDQKLLAYQYLQMLPKIAAGDANKLWIIPSELNDALKGLGGIVNIPGAPGSDTGGPAAGPVGGPPAPRRESPTFDKD from the coding sequence ATGCAGCCCATCATCATCGTGCTCATCATCCTGGTGGTGCTCGTCTTCATCGCCCTGATCAGGACGGTCCAGGTCATTCCGCAGGCCAGCGCCGCCATCGTCGAACGCTTCGGCCGCTACACCCGCACCCTCAGCGCCGGGCTGAACATCGTGGTGCCGTTCATCGACACCATCCGCAACCGGATCGACCTGCGCGAGCAGGTCGTCCCCTTCCCGCCGCAGCCGGTGATCACCCAGGACAACCTGGTGGTCAACATCGACACCGTCATCTACTACCAGGTCACCGACGCCCGCGCCGCCACTTACGAGGTCGCCAGCTACATCCAGGCGATCGAGCAGCTCACCGTCACCACGCTGCGCAACATCATCGGCGGCATGGACCTGGAGCGCACCCTGACCTCCCGCGAGGAGATCAACGGGGCGCTGCGCGGAGTGCTCGACGAGGCCACCGGCAAGTGGGGCATCCGCGTCAACCGGGTGGAGCTCAAGGCGATCGAGCCGCCCACCTCCATCCAGGACTCGATGGAGAAGCAGATGCGCGCCGACCGCGACAAGCGCGCCGCTATCCTCACCGCCGAGGGCATCCGCCAGTCCCAGATCCTCACCGCCGAGGGCGAGAAGCAGTCCTCCATCCTGCGCGCCGAAGGTGAGAGCAGGGCCGCCGCGCTGCGCGCCGAGGGCGAGGCCCAGGCCATCCGCACCGTCTTCGAGTCCATCCACGCCGGCGACCCGGACCAGAAGCTGCTCGCCTACCAGTACCTCCAGATGCTGCCGAAGATCGCCGCGGGTGACGCCAACAAGCTCTGGATCATCCCCAGCGAGCTCAACGACGCCCTCAAGGGCCTCGGCGGCATAGTCAACATCCCCGGCGCCCCCGGCAGCGACACCGGCGGCCCGGCCGCCGGACCGGTCGGCGGCCCGCCCGCCCCGCGCCGCGAGTCCCCGACGTTCGACAAGGACTGA
- a CDS encoding HNH endonuclease, which translates to MRETLVLNASFEPLSTVSLRRAVVLVMQDKAVVEQAHPGLRVRASGMEVPVPQVIRLCRYVRVPFRQRAPWSRRGVLVRDRHRCAYCGRRATTVDHVLPRSRGGGDTWLNTVAACSEDNQRKADRTPEQAGMRLLVRPFEPTPAAALLLALGIRDQEGLPEWLALPA; encoded by the coding sequence ATGCGTGAGACGCTGGTGCTGAACGCGAGCTTCGAGCCGCTGTCGACGGTGTCGCTGCGGCGTGCGGTCGTGCTGGTGATGCAGGACAAGGCGGTCGTGGAGCAGGCGCATCCCGGGCTGCGTGTCCGGGCCTCCGGTATGGAGGTGCCGGTGCCGCAGGTGATCCGGCTGTGCCGGTACGTGCGGGTGCCCTTCCGACAACGGGCGCCGTGGTCGCGGCGGGGTGTGCTGGTCCGTGACCGGCATCGTTGCGCGTACTGCGGGCGGCGGGCGACGACGGTGGACCACGTGCTGCCGAGGTCGCGCGGTGGCGGTGACACCTGGCTGAACACGGTGGCGGCGTGCTCGGAGGACAACCAGCGCAAGGCGGACCGTACGCCGGAGCAGGCGGGGATGCGGCTGCTGGTGCGGCCGTTCGAGCCGACCCCGGCGGCCGCGCTGCTGCTGGCGCTGGGGATCAGGGACCAGGAGGGTCTGCCGGAGTGGCTCGCGCTTCCGGCGTGA